From Alteromonas sp. RKMC-009, one genomic window encodes:
- a CDS encoding zinc-binding alcohol dehydrogenase family protein, producing the protein MRAYGYKQASETLTENAIQAINMATPVPAGRDLLVRVLAVSVNPVDTKIRRSVSPPADEVKILGWDAVGIVESTGSDASLFKKGDKVFYAGDISRSGTNAEYQLVDERIVALAPEGLSDVESAAMPLTSLTAWELLFDRLEVAPGEESKDKVLLVTGAAGGVGSILIQLARKLTGLTVVATASRPETKEWVSKMGAHHVLDHSQPLAPQYEALSLEGVDYVASLTHTQTHIAALADLMKPQSKFGLIDDPGPLDIGLLKRKSISLHWEFMYTRSLFNTSDILNQHEILSDVSKMLTAGELQTTLGQHLGPVNAANLFRAHQILESGSAIGKLALAPFETE; encoded by the coding sequence ATGCGCGCATATGGTTATAAGCAGGCGTCTGAAACGCTGACTGAAAACGCAATTCAGGCAATCAATATGGCAACTCCTGTGCCGGCAGGAAGAGATCTGCTGGTGAGAGTGCTTGCCGTTTCAGTGAATCCGGTAGACACCAAAATTCGTCGTAGTGTGTCTCCTCCGGCTGATGAGGTAAAAATCCTCGGATGGGACGCGGTGGGTATCGTTGAATCCACAGGCAGCGATGCGTCGTTGTTCAAAAAAGGCGATAAGGTATTTTATGCCGGTGATATTTCCCGTAGCGGTACCAATGCGGAATATCAGCTGGTAGATGAGCGTATTGTTGCGCTGGCACCCGAAGGGCTATCTGATGTTGAATCTGCGGCCATGCCACTGACTTCACTGACGGCGTGGGAGCTGTTGTTCGATCGTCTTGAAGTTGCCCCGGGTGAAGAAAGTAAAGATAAAGTGCTGCTTGTCACCGGTGCTGCCGGCGGTGTGGGTTCCATTCTAATTCAGCTTGCCCGTAAACTTACCGGTCTGACTGTTGTTGCCACGGCATCCAGACCGGAAACGAAGGAATGGGTGAGTAAAATGGGCGCACATCATGTACTCGACCATTCACAACCTCTGGCTCCGCAGTACGAGGCATTGTCATTAGAGGGTGTTGACTATGTCGCCAGCCTCACGCATACGCAGACACATATTGCCGCGCTGGCTGATTTAATGAAGCCGCAAAGCAAGTTCGGTCTGATTGACGATCCGGGTCCTCTGGATATCGGTCTGTTAAAGCGCAAGAGTATTTCGCTTCACTGGGAGTTCATGTACACCCGCTCTCTGTTCAATACCAGTGACATTCTTAACCAACATGAAATCCTCAGCGATGTGAGCAAAATGCTTACTGCGGGGGAGCTTCAAACCACACTCGGCCAGCATTTGGGCCCCGTCAATGCCGCTAATCTGTTCAGAGCCCACCAGATCCTTGAAAGTGGTTCAGCCATCGGCAAACTGGCACTGGCACCGTTCGAAACCGAATAA
- the tsaA gene encoding tRNA (N6-threonylcarbamoyladenosine(37)-N6)-methyltransferase TrmO has protein sequence MSFPESATIEPVGIIHTPFRQKFAIPRQPNLAGAKGQIVMQTDYANPQAFKGIEAFSHVWLLFYFHETAARGWKPAVKAPRLGGNATLGVFASRSTHRPNSIGMSVVKNEGLSVDGDRVVLNVSGVDLLDGTPVIDIKPYIPYADAVNKADDTLTSSSPIPRRNVIFTAEADRQCHALSARWPDIIPLTQDILSQDPRPAYRHKLDDDDKVYKVSLYDVDISWQIINGDVVVLSLTPLPAG, from the coding sequence GTGAGCTTTCCTGAATCTGCCACTATTGAACCTGTTGGCATTATTCACACACCGTTCAGGCAAAAATTTGCTATTCCCCGCCAGCCGAACTTAGCCGGTGCTAAAGGTCAGATTGTCATGCAGACTGACTATGCCAACCCGCAGGCCTTTAAAGGCATAGAGGCGTTCAGTCATGTCTGGTTATTGTTCTATTTCCATGAAACCGCTGCCAGAGGCTGGAAACCCGCCGTCAAAGCGCCACGGCTGGGCGGTAATGCCACACTGGGCGTATTTGCCAGTCGCAGTACGCACCGGCCAAACAGCATTGGCATGTCAGTGGTTAAAAATGAAGGTCTTTCAGTGGATGGCGACCGTGTTGTGCTGAATGTGTCCGGCGTTGATTTACTTGATGGCACACCGGTCATTGATATTAAGCCGTATATTCCTTACGCCGACGCCGTGAATAAGGCAGACGATACGCTCACCTCAAGCTCCCCCATTCCCCGCCGCAATGTCATTTTTACTGCAGAAGCAGACAGACAATGCCACGCGCTTTCTGCCAGGTGGCCGGATATCATCCCGCTGACGCAGGATATACTCAGCCAGGATCCCCGCCCCGCTTACCGGCACAAACTGGATGATGATGACAAAGTCTATAAAGTGAGTCTGTACGACGTGGATATCAGCTGGCAAATTATCAATGGTGACGTGGTGGTTTTATCACTCACGCCACTACCTGCCGGATAA
- a CDS encoding ABC transporter ATP-binding protein produces MIVVENLTRRFNQLVAVDNLSFAIKAGEIVGFLGPNGAGKSTTMKMLTGFLDPSSGKIKIDGADMPGKAKALQERIGYLPEGAPLYGEMTVFQFLHFVAGVRGLKGKHRQKRLKHVIEQVELGDVLNRQIDKLSKGFRHRIGLAQAIMHDPDILILDEPTDGLDPNQKHQVRELIKALSKDKIVIISTHILEEVSAVCNRAMIISQGKLLFDGTPPELQYRSRYHQAITLHFSYAADISGLAEIDGVDEMVVNRETGDVTLFPEDGKLLMTPVTEHVSHYRLPVDKFTIETGRLDDVFREITTGERVQ; encoded by the coding sequence ATGATAGTTGTAGAAAATCTGACCCGACGGTTCAATCAGCTTGTCGCTGTCGATAACCTGTCCTTCGCCATAAAGGCCGGAGAGATTGTGGGATTTCTGGGGCCAAATGGCGCCGGTAAGTCCACTACCATGAAAATGCTTACCGGTTTTCTGGACCCTTCGTCAGGTAAAATAAAAATAGACGGTGCGGATATGCCCGGCAAAGCGAAAGCATTGCAGGAGCGTATTGGCTATCTGCCTGAAGGTGCACCGCTTTATGGTGAGATGACAGTATTTCAGTTTTTACATTTTGTGGCCGGTGTACGGGGACTGAAAGGTAAGCATCGTCAGAAGCGTCTCAAACATGTCATAGAGCAGGTGGAGCTGGGAGACGTGCTGAACAGGCAGATTGATAAATTGTCAAAAGGATTCCGTCATCGCATTGGCCTGGCCCAGGCTATCATGCATGATCCGGACATTCTTATTCTGGATGAACCCACAGACGGACTGGATCCGAATCAGAAACATCAGGTAAGGGAACTTATCAAGGCGTTGTCGAAAGACAAAATTGTTATCATTTCCACCCACATCCTGGAAGAAGTCAGCGCTGTGTGTAACCGCGCTATGATCATTTCTCAGGGCAAACTGTTGTTCGACGGAACACCGCCGGAACTGCAGTACCGTTCCCGCTATCACCAGGCCATCACACTGCATTTTAGTTATGCAGCCGATATTTCCGGGCTGGCGGAAATTGATGGTGTAGATGAAATGGTGGTTAACCGCGAAACCGGCGATGTCACGCTGTTCCCTGAAGATGGCAAGTTGCTGATGACGCCGGTGACCGAACATGTCAGTCATTACCGGTTGCCGGTGGACAAATTTACCATTGAAACCGGTCGCCTTGACGATGTATTCCGTGAAATTACTACCGGGGAGCGTGTGCAGTAA
- a CDS encoding MBL fold metallo-hydrolase: MRVTFYGVRGSIPTPGADFVRYGGNTACVHVQLSDGTDIILDAGTGIRALGNELIKKTTPVHILLTHNHWDHIQGFPFFAPIYQKDREIKIIPGMTTLPEHDRILTQMQGSVFPVPASALASDVTVTPVPEEIDSWRLGNATISRLPMNHPGKGSAYTITENGKKLTYLTDNELYPPYKKETDFLSFVDFARDADLVIHDAQYMLSDMPAKSGWGHSVAEEAVKLAMASNVKQLALYSHDPDRTDDDIDKVVAHCQEYIEIAESPLGLFAAAEGQTLDL; the protein is encoded by the coding sequence ATGCGAGTTACCTTTTATGGTGTCAGAGGGTCTATTCCCACGCCGGGCGCAGATTTCGTGCGTTATGGTGGTAATACGGCCTGTGTTCATGTTCAGTTGTCAGACGGCACAGATATCATTCTGGATGCCGGCACTGGGATCAGGGCGCTGGGAAACGAGCTCATAAAGAAAACAACGCCTGTTCATATCCTGCTTACTCATAATCACTGGGACCATATTCAAGGCTTCCCCTTCTTCGCCCCGATTTACCAGAAAGATCGCGAAATTAAAATCATTCCCGGCATGACTACTCTGCCCGAGCACGACCGGATCCTTACCCAGATGCAAGGCTCCGTGTTTCCCGTACCGGCCAGTGCGCTGGCTTCTGATGTGACGGTAACCCCCGTTCCGGAAGAGATTGACAGCTGGCGGTTAGGCAATGCGACAATTTCCCGGCTGCCTATGAACCACCCGGGAAAAGGCAGTGCTTATACAATTACTGAAAACGGTAAAAAGTTAACCTATCTCACTGATAACGAACTCTACCCTCCCTATAAAAAAGAAACGGATTTTCTCAGTTTCGTGGACTTTGCCCGCGATGCTGACCTGGTTATCCACGATGCACAGTATATGCTGTCAGATATGCCGGCAAAATCTGGCTGGGGACACTCTGTCGCTGAGGAAGCGGTGAAACTGGCTATGGCATCTAACGTTAAACAACTGGCATTGTACAGCCACGACCCGGACCGTACTGACGATGACATTGATAAGGTGGTTGCTCACTGTCAGGAATACATTGAAATTGCGGAGTCGCCATTAGGTTTATTTGCGGCGGCAGAAGGCCAGACCCTCGATCTGTAA
- a CDS encoding proline--tRNA ligase, which yields MRTSQYLLSTQKETPADAEVISHQLMLRAGMIRKLAAGLYTWLPSGLRVLNKIADVVRDEMNKAGAVEVLMPVVQPADLWEESGRWEEYGPELLRIKDRHQRDFVLGPTHEEVITALVRNEISSYKQLPLNLYQIQTKFRDEVRPRFGIMRGREFTMKDAYSFHMDEASLQETYDKMYQAYSNIFTRLGLDFRAVIADSGSIGGAVSHEFHVLAESGEDDIAFSTESDYAANVEMAQAVAPATKAVPSGAEAEVIDKPKGISAENFLKEQNTALKVVLVKGQTEEDAPEKWVALVLRDEHTLNDIKAEKLPQIASPLVIATEEQAKDIFGCFPLYANPLASGLDVIVDHSAAAAADFVCGAGENGKFIINGNWTGDIESADIRDVVAGDPSPCGKGTIEIKRGIEVGHIFQLGDKYSNAMNCGVLGETGKHQILTMGCYGIGVSRIVAAAIEQNHDENGIIWPDPVAPFKVALIPMNMHKSQRIKDVAESLYETLTAAGIEVLFDDRKERPGVMFNDMELVGIPHSIVVGERNLDNRQVEYKNRRTGEKTLLSIDNAGEFIAGL from the coding sequence ATGCGCACGAGCCAATATTTGTTGTCCACGCAAAAAGAAACACCTGCCGATGCTGAAGTTATCAGTCATCAGCTCATGCTGCGGGCAGGCATGATCCGCAAACTGGCTGCCGGTTTGTATACCTGGTTGCCGAGTGGTCTGCGTGTGCTGAACAAAATCGCAGATGTGGTGCGTGATGAAATGAATAAGGCCGGTGCAGTGGAAGTGTTGATGCCGGTGGTTCAGCCTGCTGACTTGTGGGAAGAATCCGGTCGCTGGGAAGAATATGGTCCCGAGCTGCTGCGCATCAAAGATCGCCATCAGCGCGACTTTGTTTTAGGCCCGACTCACGAAGAAGTGATTACCGCACTGGTGCGTAACGAAATCAGCAGTTACAAACAATTACCGCTGAACCTTTATCAAATCCAGACAAAATTCCGGGACGAAGTTCGTCCCCGTTTCGGCATTATGCGCGGCCGTGAATTCACCATGAAGGATGCATACAGCTTCCATATGGATGAAGCGTCGCTGCAGGAAACTTACGATAAAATGTATCAGGCTTACAGCAATATCTTTACCCGCCTGGGTCTGGATTTCCGTGCTGTTATTGCCGACTCAGGTTCAATTGGTGGCGCGGTCTCTCACGAGTTCCACGTGCTGGCAGAGTCCGGTGAAGATGATATCGCGTTTTCGACAGAATCTGACTATGCAGCCAATGTGGAAATGGCACAGGCTGTTGCACCCGCAACGAAAGCCGTGCCGTCAGGTGCTGAGGCAGAAGTTATCGACAAGCCAAAGGGGATCAGTGCAGAAAACTTCCTGAAAGAACAAAATACCGCATTAAAAGTCGTGCTGGTTAAAGGGCAGACTGAAGAAGATGCTCCGGAAAAGTGGGTGGCGCTGGTCTTACGTGACGAACACACTTTAAACGATATCAAAGCAGAGAAACTGCCACAGATTGCATCACCGCTGGTCATTGCCACTGAAGAACAGGCTAAAGACATTTTTGGTTGCTTCCCGTTGTACGCGAATCCGCTGGCATCAGGTTTAGACGTTATTGTTGACCACAGCGCAGCGGCAGCAGCAGACTTTGTTTGCGGCGCAGGTGAAAATGGCAAATTCATCATTAATGGAAACTGGACCGGTGATATTGAAAGCGCTGATATCCGTGATGTGGTTGCCGGCGATCCTTCACCCTGCGGAAAAGGCACAATCGAAATCAAACGTGGTATCGAAGTCGGTCACATTTTCCAGTTAGGCGATAAATATTCTAATGCCATGAACTGTGGTGTACTGGGTGAAACCGGTAAGCATCAAATTCTGACTATGGGTTGCTATGGCATTGGTGTGTCACGCATTGTGGCAGCAGCCATTGAGCAGAACCATGACGAAAACGGTATCATCTGGCCTGACCCGGTTGCACCGTTTAAAGTGGCGCTTATCCCGATGAATATGCATAAGTCTCAGCGCATCAAAGACGTTGCAGAGTCGTTGTACGAAACATTGACTGCTGCCGGCATTGAAGTGTTATTTGACGACCGCAAAGAACGCCCGGGCGTCATGTTTAACGATATGGAACTGGTAGGTATTCCCCACAGCATCGTTGTGGGCGAGCGCAATCTGGATAACCGGCAGGTAGAATATAAAAATCGCCGCACCGGCGAAAAAACCTTACTCTCTATAGATAACGCCGGTGAATTTATTGCCGGTCTGTAA
- a CDS encoding methyl-accepting chemotaxis protein yields MLKYSSISRLVMTPVMAALIILVMLNSASLYKSFALLNHFDELENSLVQSERDVTAILNTFKTQVQEWKNTLLRGYDDDNREKYWQRFQQREADVQEGFRKLLTNQAISAEARSTIGEFLDAHNHMAEKYREGFDAFVAAGYDAKVADAYVKGIDRKPAELLEAVAANIAEQSFNAFENLRTDTRRTLWMILIAALVLSALTTWYVVQRLRKQVIKPVKQIAACIAALAKSRYDYKLDYRSGHELGSLADSARSLQDKLRGSVEQLKQAESQVAHAVITLSDVSQAILAGAEEQHQTSQSLDSSTDKLKEIVQSLVAITDQVAVATNSSETNVAACYATFSKANDGFRQLAETVNQSSDIVDALQSRSNNILKVVNVINEIADQTNLLALNAAIEAARAGEHGRGFAVVADEVRALAAKTQQSTREINGILSSFESEAQGAVVAMQSGKSLADVNAREAAAALETLNLVVKDIQETASVVVVLNEAADEQEAVLKQVEQVINNSVTSSEKYHALSRRNDISDAVREMEGNVKQVVMSLTH; encoded by the coding sequence ATGTTGAAATATTCCAGTATCAGCCGGCTTGTCATGACTCCCGTGATGGCAGCTCTTATTATCTTAGTGATGCTTAACTCTGCATCATTGTACAAATCTTTTGCCTTACTCAACCATTTTGATGAACTGGAAAACAGTCTGGTTCAGTCAGAGCGTGATGTAACAGCTATCCTGAATACCTTTAAAACGCAGGTACAGGAATGGAAAAACACCTTGCTGCGTGGTTATGACGATGACAACAGGGAAAAGTACTGGCAGCGGTTTCAGCAACGGGAAGCTGACGTACAGGAGGGGTTCCGCAAGTTATTAACGAATCAGGCGATAAGCGCGGAAGCCAGAAGCACTATCGGTGAATTTCTGGATGCCCATAATCATATGGCAGAAAAGTACCGTGAAGGTTTCGACGCGTTTGTGGCAGCGGGTTACGATGCTAAAGTGGCAGACGCCTACGTGAAAGGCATTGACCGCAAACCTGCTGAATTACTTGAAGCGGTGGCAGCAAACATCGCTGAGCAGTCTTTCAATGCTTTTGAAAACCTGAGAACGGATACCCGCCGCACATTGTGGATGATCCTGATCGCTGCACTGGTGTTATCGGCACTGACTACCTGGTATGTAGTTCAACGTTTACGTAAACAGGTCATTAAACCGGTTAAGCAAATCGCGGCCTGCATTGCTGCTCTGGCAAAAAGCCGGTATGACTACAAGCTTGATTACCGCAGCGGGCACGAACTGGGCTCGCTGGCGGATTCTGCACGCTCGTTACAGGACAAGTTGCGGGGCTCTGTTGAACAACTCAAACAGGCTGAGTCTCAGGTTGCTCACGCTGTTATTACGCTGAGTGATGTGAGTCAGGCTATTCTGGCCGGCGCAGAAGAACAGCACCAGACCAGTCAGTCGCTGGACAGCAGCACCGATAAACTAAAAGAAATTGTACAGAGTCTGGTTGCCATCACCGACCAGGTGGCCGTCGCCACTAACAGCTCTGAAACCAATGTTGCTGCCTGTTACGCCACCTTTTCAAAAGCTAATGACGGCTTCAGGCAACTTGCCGAGACAGTAAATCAGTCCAGTGACATTGTTGATGCCCTGCAATCCCGCAGCAATAACATCCTCAAAGTCGTTAATGTCATCAATGAAATTGCCGACCAGACCAACTTGCTGGCTCTGAATGCGGCTATTGAAGCCGCCAGAGCAGGGGAGCATGGCAGAGGATTTGCCGTGGTTGCCGACGAAGTGCGGGCTCTGGCAGCCAAAACCCAGCAGTCAACGCGGGAAATCAACGGCATTCTTTCAAGCTTTGAGTCTGAAGCGCAGGGTGCGGTAGTGGCTATGCAATCCGGAAAATCACTGGCAGATGTGAATGCAAGAGAAGCGGCCGCGGCGCTGGAAACTCTGAATCTGGTGGTGAAAGATATACAGGAAACCGCCAGCGTTGTCGTTGTACTGAATGAAGCCGCCGATGAACAGGAAGCGGTGCTTAAACAGGTTGAACAGGTTATCAATAACTCTGTGACATCGTCAGAAAAGTATCATGCCCTGTCACGCAGAAACGACATTTCCGATGCCGTGAGAGAAATGGAAGGAAATGTGAAGCAGGTGGTGATGTCACTGACCCATTAA
- a CDS encoding histone deacetylase family protein, which translates to MNLPYPPLVFHPVYSQLDLPVRHRFPIEKYQGIHDALVACGVPPGHFTTPEALTAADLTAIYQQDYVSALCGGTLDHQAMRRIGFPWSEQLIRRSLTAVSGTCLTAALAQEHGLALNLTGGYHHAFADFGSGFCLFNDLYLAAKRVQVRDDCDTVMIIDLDVHQGDGTAKLAEHDDSVFTVSVHGEKNFPHRKQTSDIDIGLAKGTGDDEYLTTLDETLHLAFRQCSPDFIIYDAGVDVHINDDLGHLHITTPGVLARDKMVLDMCKQKGLPVACVIGGGYQRDIAALVDVHLQLFRAAGVIR; encoded by the coding sequence ATGAATTTGCCCTATCCTCCGTTAGTTTTTCATCCTGTTTACAGTCAGCTTGACCTGCCGGTCAGACACCGCTTTCCCATCGAAAAATATCAGGGGATCCATGATGCGCTGGTAGCCTGCGGCGTGCCCCCCGGCCATTTCACAACCCCTGAAGCGCTGACAGCCGCTGATCTGACGGCAATTTACCAGCAAGACTATGTCAGCGCACTTTGCGGGGGCACCCTTGATCACCAGGCCATGCGCAGAATAGGTTTCCCCTGGTCAGAGCAATTAATCCGCCGTTCCCTCACCGCTGTCAGCGGGACCTGTCTGACAGCCGCACTGGCACAGGAACACGGACTGGCACTTAATCTTACCGGTGGTTACCACCACGCTTTTGCAGATTTCGGTTCGGGATTTTGCTTATTTAACGATTTGTATCTGGCAGCGAAGAGGGTACAGGTCCGTGATGATTGCGATACGGTGATGATCATCGATCTTGATGTACATCAGGGGGACGGTACAGCCAAACTGGCTGAGCATGACGACTCGGTGTTTACCGTATCAGTGCACGGTGAGAAGAACTTTCCTCACCGCAAACAAACTTCAGACATTGATATCGGGCTGGCGAAAGGCACCGGGGACGATGAGTACCTGACGACGCTTGATGAAACGCTGCACTTAGCGTTTCGACAGTGTTCACCGGACTTCATTATTTACGATGCCGGCGTCGACGTACACATCAATGATGATTTAGGGCACCTGCATATCACCACACCGGGTGTTCTGGCCAGAGACAAAATGGTGCTGGATATGTGTAAGCAAAAAGGGCTGCCGGTAGCTTGTGTGATTGGTGGTGGCTATCAGCGTGATATCGCTGCGCTGGTAGATGTACACCTGCAACTGTTCAGAGCGGCAGGTGTCATCCGGTAA
- a CDS encoding phospholipase A gives MKICRYSAVPALLLTAVLCKVAYAQEEADKSSTDAQKDAPSMLSSRFEADHRALDNYFAITQYQTNYLLPVTYVTNPNSAGNQDLTPENVDNSEAKFQLSVKLPLYLRGDTADGMYFGFTLTSFWQLYNSEVSKPFRETNYQPEVFYQQEADITLLGYDFNAFQVGFNHMSNGQSGERSRSWNRIFASVLFSDFDDVYYLKTWYRIPEDTKVDENDPAGDDNPDINDYYGRMELGYGTRLGNFKVLALLRNNLNLGHNRGSIQLNLTYPLSDRYELLLQYFNGYGDSLIDYNRSQERIGLGFQLTFL, from the coding sequence ATGAAAATTTGCCGTTACTCAGCTGTGCCCGCTCTGTTACTGACAGCAGTGTTATGCAAAGTTGCGTATGCGCAGGAGGAAGCGGATAAATCATCCACCGATGCGCAGAAAGATGCCCCAAGTATGCTCAGTTCACGTTTTGAGGCCGATCACCGGGCACTGGATAATTACTTTGCCATCACACAGTACCAGACCAACTATCTGTTACCTGTTACCTATGTGACCAACCCGAACTCCGCCGGTAATCAGGATCTCACTCCTGAAAATGTTGATAACAGCGAAGCCAAGTTTCAGTTAAGTGTAAAACTGCCCCTGTATCTGCGGGGCGACACGGCCGATGGTATGTATTTCGGTTTCACCCTGACGTCCTTCTGGCAACTGTATAACAGCGAGGTATCAAAACCCTTCCGGGAAACCAATTATCAGCCTGAAGTGTTTTATCAGCAGGAAGCCGACATTACCCTGCTGGGATACGACTTTAACGCCTTTCAGGTAGGTTTTAATCATATGTCGAACGGACAGAGTGGCGAGCGCTCCCGCAGCTGGAACAGAATTTTTGCCTCGGTACTGTTCAGTGATTTTGATGACGTGTATTACCTGAAAACCTGGTATCGCATCCCCGAAGACACCAAAGTGGACGAAAACGATCCTGCCGGCGACGATAACCCGGATATCAATGATTATTACGGCCGCATGGAATTGGGTTACGGCACCCGTCTTGGCAACTTCAAGGTGCTGGCCCTGTTACGCAATAACCTGAATTTAGGACATAACAGAGGCAGTATTCAGCTGAACCTGACTTATCCCCTTTCAGACCGGTACGAATTGCTGCTGCAATACTTTAACGGTTACGGCGACTCCCTGATTGACTACAACCGTAGCCAGGAACGCATAGGTCTGGGCTTCCAGTTAACTTTCCTGTAG